Sequence from the Ancalomicrobiaceae bacterium S20 genome:
CCCCGCTCGACGGGGATCGTTTCGCCGGAGAGTGAGCCACCCCAGTCGGGCGGCCGGGTGTGCCACGATCGGTGGGGTTTCCGCGCGCAGCGTCTCGTTGGCAGGCGCCCGCCGCTGCTGAGACCGGCGCGGGCCGCTGCCGTGAAGCTGAGGCGCCGCGGTGATCAGTCGTTCGCCGCGCCCTTCATATGGTCGCCCTCGTCCATGTCGATCAGGCCGTGACCGAGCGGCCCCTTGTAGAGCAGGTCCCGGTTCCGGTTGACCCAGGTCAGGATCTCGGCCACCGCCTCGAACAGATCCTGCGGCACGAACTGATCGACCTCGGTGGTGGCGTAGAGTGCACGCGCGAGCGTCACGTTGCGGAACACCGGCACGCCGGCGCGCTCGGCCGAGGTGCGCAGCAGATGCGCATGATTGTTGCGCCCCTTCGCCGTCACCATCGGCAGCGGCGTGGTCTCGGGGTCGTAGCGGATGACCACGGCGAAATGGGTCGGGTTGACCACCACGGCCGACCCCTTGCTCGCCTGATGCGCGCCGTCGCTCATCAGCAGTTCGTGGGCGAGCTGCTTGCGGTGGCCCTTGATGTGGGGGTCGCCTTCGCTCTCCTTGAATTCCCGTTTGACCTCCTCCTTGGTCATCATCAGGCTCTTGGTGTAGCTGTGGCGCTGGTACATGAAGTCCGCGCCGGCGACGACGATGAACACCAGCGCCGTGTAGGACAGGATCTGCCGCAGCACGCCGACCATCACGCCGCCCTGGCAGCTCATGCCGCACTCGAGCGAGCCGACGAAGGCGCCGATCGAATCCCGCACGACGAAGTAGAGCAGGATCGACAGCACGACGATCTTCAGCACCGATTTCAGCGTCTCGATGAGCTGCTTC
This genomic interval carries:
- the sctU gene encoding type III secretion system export apparatus subunit SctU, with product MSESGEKTEPPSPKKIRDARAKGQVAKSQEVVTAVTLLAVIIVVWVRFPEIVAAFLRMIDIVTMLSGGDFRENAIKAVILVSIEIAKTLLPVLGVTVVTAIAANYFQVGTIFALEGIMPSLDKISPASGMKKIFSMKQLIETLKSVLKIVVLSILLYFVVRDSIGAFVGSLECGMSCQGGVMVGVLRQILSYTALVFIVVAGADFMYQRHSYTKSLMMTKEEVKREFKESEGDPHIKGHRKQLAHELLMSDGAHQASKGSAVVVNPTHFAVVIRYDPETTPLPMVTAKGRNNHAHLLRTSAERAGVPVFRNVTLARALYATTEVDQFVPQDLFEAVAEILTWVNRNRDLLYKGPLGHGLIDMDEGDHMKGAAND